The Clupea harengus chromosome 26, Ch_v2.0.2, whole genome shotgun sequence genome has a segment encoding these proteins:
- the cxcl12b gene encoding chemokine (C-X-C motif) ligand 12b (stromal cell-derived factor 1), with translation MDLKLLAMVALLTIALHTSSSAAKPISLVERCWCRSTLNTVPQRSIREIKFLHTPNCPFQVIAKLKNSDREVCINPKTKWLQQYLRNAINKIKKSRKRSN, from the exons ATGGATCTCAAACTTCTGGCGATGGTCGCCCTGCTTACCATAGCTCTGCACACATCAAGCTCTGCCG ccaagccCATCAGTCTGGTGGAGCGCTGCTGGTGCCGTTCCACGCTGAACACCGTGCCCCAGCGCAGCATCCGCGAGATCAAGTTCCTCCACACGCCCAACTGCCCCTTCCAAGTCAT TGCCAAGCTCAAGAACAGCGACCGTGAGGTCTGCATCAACCCCAAGACCAAATGGCTCCAGCAGTATCTGAGGAATGCCATTAACAA GATTAAGAAGTCAAGAAAACGTTCAAATTAA